A window of the Virgibacillus pantothenticus genome harbors these coding sequences:
- a CDS encoding N-acetylmuramoyl-L-alanine amidase family protein translates to MAKVAIGAGHGYHTPGKRTPDGEREWSFNNKVVTAAVMHLKEYGIDVLRLDDPSGKTDVPLSTRTNKANEWDADILISYHHNANIGKWGNWTGTETYYYPGASTGLALAKAIHPSIVGVMGLRDRGIKTANLHMVRESKMPAILIEGGFMDSTIDIKVMRNDEVLERAGKALADAIADYFGVQAKPSKPSKPAPEPKPSKKYKSVVDYMKDHKMDASFNNRKRLAEKYGIKNYRGTASQNVTLLNKLQGRFVKSTASSKPKPKSFKVGQKVTVKKSASKFATGESIASFVKGNSYKIIQVKSDRVLLDGIMSWVRKKDVY, encoded by the coding sequence ATGGCAAAAGTAGCAATTGGAGCAGGACATGGCTACCATACACCGGGTAAACGGACGCCGGACGGCGAAAGAGAGTGGTCATTTAATAATAAAGTAGTAACTGCAGCTGTGATGCATTTAAAAGAATATGGCATTGATGTGCTAAGACTTGATGATCCATCTGGTAAAACCGATGTGCCATTAAGCACTAGGACAAATAAAGCAAATGAGTGGGATGCAGATATTTTAATATCCTATCACCATAATGCCAATATTGGTAAATGGGGTAATTGGACAGGCACAGAAACCTATTACTATCCTGGTGCATCTACAGGGTTAGCTTTAGCAAAAGCTATCCATCCTAGCATTGTTGGCGTAATGGGTTTACGTGATAGGGGTATAAAAACAGCAAACCTCCATATGGTGCGTGAGTCAAAAATGCCAGCCATCTTAATTGAGGGTGGATTTATGGACTCGACAATCGATATTAAAGTTATGCGTAATGACGAGGTCTTAGAGCGTGCAGGCAAGGCTTTAGCTGATGCCATTGCTGATTATTTCGGTGTACAAGCTAAGCCGTCAAAACCAAGTAAACCAGCACCTGAGCCTAAACCATCTAAAAAATATAAAAGTGTTGTTGATTATATGAAAGATCATAAGATGGATGCTAGTTTTAACAACCGTAAAAGATTAGCTGAAAAGTACGGCATTAAAAATTATCGTGGTACAGCTAGCCAAAACGTTACGTTGTTAAATAAATTGCAGGGTCGATTTGTTAAATCTACCGCATCCAGCAAGCCAAAACCTAAATCCTTTAAAGTCGGCCAGAAAGTCACTGTCAAAAAATCAGCAAGCAAATTTGCTACTGGCGAGTCGATTGCAAGCTTTGTTAAAGGTAATAGCTATAAGATTATCCAAGTTAAATCAGATCGTGTGTTACTGGATGGTATTATGTCTTGGGTGCGTAAGAAAGACGTGTATTAA
- a CDS encoding helix-turn-helix domain-containing protein encodes MNMNFSDEVKKILEQREMRYVDLARMTGYSAQYISDLIAGKRRWNEDAINKVCLALDIKILYENIEELKEEVK; translated from the coding sequence ATGAATATGAATTTTTCTGATGAGGTTAAGAAAATCTTAGAACAACGAGAAATGCGCTATGTAGACCTCGCTCGGATGACTGGTTACAGCGCGCAATATATTTCAGATCTTATTGCCGGGAAAAGGCGTTGGAATGAGGATGCAATAAATAAAGTGTGCCTGGCATTAGATATAAAGATTCTATACGAAAACATTGAAGAGCTGAAGGAGGAAGTAAAATGA
- a CDS encoding RecT family recombinase, translated as MANQIVATNTGELTQEDVQTLKHTIAKDLNDSQFKLFLSMCEKTGANPIVNEIHPSVFKGQMTVQFGYDFYIRKAKEADGYLGYDIQLIHENDEFKVGRKTDDSGRSYMAVEQHEVTFPRGKVIGGYAIAYREGVTPFMVLMEVDEVDHLRKSNIGMQKTMWNNYFSDMFKKHILKRALKSQFGLEFDDQPVEATNEIPEYKPGERKDITPNQEVVEQPKEEQEDKMAGLRHQMKQKFVQLGITDNASINGYLKANNVELSNPATEAELIGLIELLDMNIDMQQAKASSDDELPE; from the coding sequence ATGGCTAATCAAATCGTTGCAACAAATACAGGTGAACTGACTCAAGAGGATGTACAAACGCTAAAACATACAATTGCAAAGGATTTAAATGATTCGCAGTTCAAATTGTTTCTAAGTATGTGTGAAAAAACAGGAGCTAATCCAATTGTAAATGAGATCCACCCAAGCGTTTTTAAAGGTCAAATGACAGTACAGTTTGGATATGACTTCTATATTCGTAAAGCAAAAGAAGCTGATGGTTATTTAGGGTACGACATTCAGCTAATTCATGAAAACGACGAGTTCAAAGTTGGTCGTAAAACAGACGACAGTGGACGCTCTTATATGGCGGTAGAACAGCACGAAGTTACATTTCCACGAGGTAAAGTAATAGGTGGCTACGCTATTGCTTATCGTGAAGGAGTTACACCTTTCATGGTGCTTATGGAAGTTGATGAGGTCGATCACTTACGTAAATCAAATATTGGTATGCAAAAAACAATGTGGAATAACTATTTTAGCGACATGTTTAAGAAACATATTTTAAAGCGTGCTCTTAAATCACAGTTTGGCTTAGAGTTTGATGACCAGCCGGTTGAAGCAACTAATGAAATTCCTGAATACAAGCCTGGGGAACGCAAAGACATCACTCCTAATCAAGAGGTTGTTGAACAGCCAAAAGAAGAACAGGAAGATAAGATGGCTGGTTTACGTCATCAAATGAAACAGAAGTTTGTGCAACTTGGAATAACTGACAATGCATCTATTAATGGTTATCTCAAAGCAAACAATGTTGAATTAAGCAATCCAGCAACAGAAGCTGAACTTATTGGTTTAATTGAATTGTTGGATATGAATATTGATATGCAACAAGCAAAGGCATCTTCGGATGATGAACTACCTGAATAA
- a CDS encoding replication protein: MANPQLHNGHTRIANEIINQIMKTNLNGTQFRLVMAIWRFTYGFQRKEYEMSVSYLAKQIDTSRSHVDRELKALIDRNVISVAGIGQKGARILSFNKNYKEWTEKEAVKEAVPEIKPKKKATSKSKYTEDNTYYKMATYFYKKVEKVAQDAGLPHLTKKANLQTWADDMRKLIELDGVDKRLAKDVMDWVVQDPFWRTNVLSANKLRKQFAQLAIKMKAEKEPTKPKQPKDPRDKEIALQQWIAEGNDPDEFNWNN, translated from the coding sequence ATGGCAAATCCACAACTGCATAACGGGCACACTCGGATTGCCAATGAAATTATAAATCAGATTATGAAGACCAATCTCAATGGAACACAATTTCGTTTAGTTATGGCCATATGGCGTTTCACCTATGGCTTTCAGCGCAAGGAATATGAAATGTCGGTCAGCTACTTGGCTAAACAGATAGATACCAGTAGAAGCCACGTTGATAGAGAGTTGAAAGCATTAATTGATAGAAACGTTATATCTGTAGCTGGGATTGGTCAAAAGGGGGCTCGAATCTTGTCTTTCAACAAGAATTACAAAGAATGGACTGAAAAAGAAGCAGTTAAGGAAGCTGTGCCGGAAATTAAACCAAAGAAAAAAGCAACCAGTAAGTCAAAATACACCGAAGACAACACCTATTACAAGATGGCCACTTACTTTTATAAAAAGGTCGAAAAGGTTGCACAAGATGCAGGATTACCGCATTTAACTAAAAAGGCTAATTTACAGACCTGGGCTGATGATATGAGAAAACTCATCGAACTAGATGGGGTAGACAAGCGCTTAGCTAAAGATGTAATGGATTGGGTAGTACAGGATCCATTTTGGCGAACTAACGTCTTATCAGCTAATAAATTACGTAAACAGTTTGCGCAGTTGGCTATAAAAATGAAAGCCGAAAAAGAGCCTACTAAGCCTAAACAGCCAAAGGACCCACGTGATAAGGAAATAGCATTGCAACAATGGATAGCAGAAGGGAACGATCCTGATGAATTCAACTGGAACAATTAG
- a CDS encoding T7SS effector LXG polymorphic toxin: MFIKALYVSDLHSYIDKTISQLEQIHTQVKNIQKSIEGIIALEDAFKGKTANSIRTFYQEVHMPFLLFLEGFITNYSDTLQEMKKSVQDMEPNKDGVIREDFLSQDVQRSFERMEQITMALTDEANAVLHSVKDIINVPNIDDGEFLDNVQHAKKMNRQTIEKLQAFDRHNTAKLEPIHQDIRMMKNYISQIRELGNNGKIRIGSYQARQLDDQKFHKELVAGIENKAVRNAIGLEAVLGEAGKLLLSRYIRFAAIPIRYLQKHFGLKTMDYSYRAMHAAVATSGDRLTTGEFSTIEHQVISAVEVSDYKKVRQGTYYTLVDGRIVRKYQSESGSVEYELVDTIPENRWRPKKPEKNWLERSMDDAKEMGGKIAKEAFDFLIWDDAKTVMDPRATQQEKEIAAASLMPQGKVFKLFKAGGVMKFANKGKHTAKKVKGTENKVPSYGKKSVPVGPYREVNGFPVKVKPGAQEKHIPNTPNYKQELANGKNKSIFYGDNKTAQELLDKFAGKGTSINKNKERIDFGEPIGKYYDRKTGEYRETTKGLIHYGKDGAHIVPSRP, from the coding sequence ATGTTCATTAAGGCGCTTTATGTAAGCGACCTTCATAGCTATATCGACAAAACCATATCGCAGCTAGAACAAATACATACACAAGTAAAAAACATCCAGAAAAGCATAGAGGGTATTATAGCTTTGGAGGATGCGTTTAAAGGGAAAACGGCTAATTCTATTCGAACCTTCTATCAAGAGGTACACATGCCATTTCTGTTGTTCCTAGAAGGTTTTATTACGAATTACTCCGATACTTTACAGGAAATGAAAAAGTCGGTTCAAGACATGGAACCAAACAAAGATGGGGTTATTCGCGAGGATTTTCTTTCTCAAGATGTGCAACGAAGTTTTGAACGAATGGAACAGATTACTATGGCGTTAACGGATGAGGCAAATGCCGTTCTTCACTCGGTTAAAGATATTATTAACGTTCCGAATATAGACGATGGCGAGTTTCTTGATAACGTACAACATGCGAAAAAGATGAACCGACAGACGATAGAGAAGCTCCAGGCCTTTGACCGCCACAATACAGCTAAGCTAGAACCCATTCACCAAGATATTCGCATGATGAAGAATTATATTAGTCAAATCCGTGAGTTAGGAAACAATGGGAAGATACGTATTGGCAGCTACCAAGCAAGGCAACTAGATGATCAAAAGTTTCACAAAGAACTTGTAGCTGGTATTGAGAATAAGGCTGTTAGAAACGCAATTGGGCTAGAGGCAGTTCTTGGCGAAGCAGGCAAGCTTCTACTCTCTAGGTATATCCGATTTGCAGCTATTCCTATTCGATATTTACAGAAACATTTTGGATTGAAAACCATGGATTACAGCTATCGAGCTATGCATGCAGCTGTAGCGACATCGGGTGATCGTTTAACTACAGGAGAATTTTCTACCATTGAACACCAAGTAATTTCCGCAGTAGAGGTCTCGGACTATAAAAAAGTGAGACAGGGAACTTACTATACATTGGTGGATGGTAGAATCGTAAGAAAATATCAATCCGAATCTGGAAGTGTAGAATATGAATTAGTGGATACGATTCCTGAAAATCGATGGAGACCAAAGAAGCCAGAAAAAAACTGGCTAGAAAGAAGTATGGATGATGCAAAAGAAATGGGAGGAAAAATAGCAAAGGAAGCTTTTGATTTTCTCATTTGGGATGATGCAAAAACGGTGATGGATCCAAGAGCAACGCAACAAGAAAAGGAAATAGCAGCAGCTTCTCTTATGCCTCAAGGAAAAGTTTTTAAGCTATTTAAAGCTGGCGGAGTTATGAAATTTGCTAATAAGGGAAAACATACAGCGAAGAAAGTTAAGGGTACGGAGAATAAAGTACCTTCTTATGGAAAGAAATCAGTACCTGTAGGACCTTATCGTGAAGTAAATGGATTTCCGGTTAAAGTAAAGCCAGGAGCTCAGGAGAAGCATATTCCTAATACTCCAAACTATAAACAAGAATTAGCAAATGGAAAAAATAAGAGTATCTTCTATGGGGATAATAAAACAGCTCAGGAACTGCTCGATAAGTTTGCGGGGAAGGGAACTTCGATTAACAAAAATAAAGAAAGAATAGACTTTGGTGAACCAATAGGGAAATACTATGATCGGAAAACTGGTGAATACCGTGAGACTACTAAAGGATTGATACATTATGGAAAAGACGGTGCTCATATAGTACCATCCAGACCATAA
- a CDS encoding helix-turn-helix domain-containing protein — MKYQFDSDADLLSFLNENLLSTIETAEVLGVSKVRVGHLVKTGKLQPAKDQPKIFLKSVVLDKKKELEELRKKYRPYDE; from the coding sequence ATGAAATACCAGTTTGATTCAGATGCAGATCTTCTTAGCTTTCTGAATGAAAATTTGCTATCAACTATTGAAACGGCTGAAGTATTAGGTGTTTCTAAAGTTAGGGTTGGTCACTTAGTTAAAACAGGAAAGTTACAGCCTGCTAAAGATCAACCCAAGATATTTTTGAAGAGTGTTGTTCTGGATAAAAAGAAAGAATTAGAGGAACTTAGAAAAAAATACAGACCTTATGATGAATAG
- a CDS encoding BRO-N domain-containing protein, producing MNELQTFENELFKVSAKQEGEEIMFDVEEVATSLGLTQRKGKSTFVRWERVNSYLPANSPEVGKGDLIPEPLVYKLAFKASNDIAEKFQDWLAIEVIPQIRKTGSYGLDTSQLSPELQMFNGLFQSLAKQEMETKKLAGEVQGIRDVVALNTTDWRKDARQLISKMAQSRGGFEAYREVNSEIYKEVERRGKFDLSRRLTNKRRRLADEGVSKSKRDKLTKVDVIADDKRLIVIYIAVVKEFAIKHGVKVD from the coding sequence ATGAATGAATTACAAACATTTGAAAATGAATTATTTAAAGTATCTGCAAAGCAAGAAGGCGAAGAAATTATGTTCGATGTTGAAGAAGTTGCGACGTCTTTAGGATTAACTCAAAGAAAAGGAAAATCAACTTTTGTTAGATGGGAAAGAGTAAACAGTTATCTTCCTGCTAATTCCCCAGAAGTGGGGAAGGGTGATCTAATCCCTGAACCACTAGTTTACAAACTAGCGTTTAAGGCTTCGAATGATATCGCAGAAAAGTTTCAAGATTGGCTTGCTATTGAAGTTATTCCGCAGATTAGAAAGACAGGTTCTTACGGATTGGACACATCACAACTAAGCCCAGAACTTCAGATGTTTAATGGTCTATTTCAATCGTTAGCAAAACAGGAAATGGAAACAAAGAAATTAGCAGGAGAAGTGCAAGGCATACGGGATGTAGTCGCTCTTAATACGACAGACTGGAGAAAAGATGCTCGTCAATTAATTAGTAAAATGGCACAGTCACGTGGAGGATTTGAAGCTTACAGGGAAGTTAATAGTGAGATTTATAAAGAAGTTGAACGTCGGGGGAAATTTGATCTATCCAGACGTTTGACTAACAAGCGTAGACGGTTAGCGGATGAAGGGGTTTCTAAATCAAAAAGAGACAAGCTTACCAAAGTGGATGTTATTGCGGATGATAAAAGATTAATAGTAATTTACATTGCCGTGGTTAAGGAATTTGCTATTAAGCATGGGGTGAAGGTGGATTAG
- a CDS encoding phage antirepressor KilAC domain-containing protein, whose amino-acid sequence MNELIPTKQSNEGEILVIGRDLHEFLNVGTNYRDWIKRMIGYGFSEGIDYVVVTEKVDAQKRARTYEQQNHHIKIDMAKEISMLQRNEKGKQARQYFIEVERRWNSPEMIVQRAMEIQQRKVLELEQTLEKQKPLVDFAEACMTSEKSLLVRELAKLASKQGIKTGEKRLWQKLREWGLVFKGRNEPYQEYVERGYFEISQGVKETSKGSLTWTTMRVKPKGQAYIINKLKEEAK is encoded by the coding sequence ATGAACGAGTTAATACCAACTAAACAAAGTAATGAAGGTGAAATTTTAGTTATTGGTAGAGACTTACACGAATTTTTAAATGTAGGAACAAACTACAGAGATTGGATTAAAAGAATGATTGGTTATGGTTTTTCGGAAGGGATTGATTATGTTGTTGTAACTGAAAAAGTAGACGCTCAAAAAAGAGCGCGTACTTATGAACAACAAAATCACCATATAAAAATAGACATGGCAAAAGAAATATCCATGCTACAACGGAACGAAAAAGGTAAACAGGCACGTCAATATTTTATAGAAGTAGAAAGGCGCTGGAACAGTCCTGAAATGATTGTGCAGCGCGCCATGGAAATACAGCAAAGAAAAGTATTGGAATTAGAACAAACACTTGAAAAGCAGAAGCCATTGGTTGATTTTGCGGAGGCTTGCATGACATCTGAAAAAAGCCTGCTAGTTAGAGAACTAGCGAAGCTAGCTTCTAAGCAAGGAATTAAAACTGGTGAAAAAAGGTTATGGCAGAAATTAAGAGAATGGGGCTTGGTGTTCAAAGGAAGAAACGAGCCTTATCAAGAGTACGTGGAACGGGGCTACTTTGAAATATCACAAGGGGTTAAAGAGACAAGTAAAGGTTCTTTAACTTGGACGACAATGCGAGTAAAACCAAAAGGTCAAGCTTACATTATCAATAAATTGAAGGAGGAAGCGAAATGA
- a CDS encoding helix-turn-helix domain-containing protein → MDNRIREIRQQKKISGTKIAKQLGISAQYFYDIEKGERNLSAELAVKIADILGVSVSYLLNNDNGGFVGESESQHYGQNTRLVILETLQKLTDDEGKFFEDLRKDIFDCLNEILYFYFDRENLSRKNYSYNDFKEYFSNQGELTDTEREETIEEFNLVFNYNTFKQILSYLKDDEMEDLLESLNKILNKHGLDEKTPSHEKEFLDKLELSDEKLLEEFNLVLDGKKLTEDEAKGIIAYLRSLRQFDK, encoded by the coding sequence ATGGATAATCGAATTAGGGAAATTAGGCAACAAAAAAAGATAAGTGGAACAAAAATAGCCAAGCAATTAGGAATTTCAGCACAGTATTTTTATGACATAGAAAAAGGAGAAAGAAACTTAAGTGCTGAACTAGCCGTTAAAATTGCTGATATTTTAGGGGTTTCTGTAAGCTATTTATTAAACAATGATAATGGTGGTTTTGTAGGAGAGAGCGAATCACAACACTACGGGCAAAATACTCGCTTAGTGATTTTAGAAACTCTGCAAAAGTTAACAGATGATGAAGGGAAATTTTTTGAAGACTTACGTAAAGATATATTTGATTGTCTAAATGAAATTTTATATTTTTATTTTGATCGAGAAAATTTATCGAGAAAAAATTACTCTTATAATGATTTTAAAGAATACTTCTCAAACCAAGGCGAGCTAACAGATACTGAAAGAGAAGAAACTATCGAAGAATTCAACCTTGTTTTTAACTACAACACTTTTAAACAGATACTTAGTTATTTAAAAGATGATGAAATGGAAGATCTGTTGGAGAGTTTAAATAAAATATTAAACAAACATGGACTGGACGAAAAAACTCCTTCACACGAAAAGGAGTTTTTAGATAAATTAGAGCTATCCGATGAAAAATTATTAGAAGAATTTAATTTAGTTTTAGATGGAAAAAAGCTCACTGAAGATGAAGCAAAAGGTATTATAGCCTACTTACGTTCTTTACGCCAATTCGATAAATAA
- a CDS encoding AAA family ATPase yields the protein MQIEFKSLKLQNFKSHQDLTVNFGERTVITGDNAKGKSTIPEAITWLLYGTDTLGSKLDPSPITYEADETMVSLLMDIDGTELLLGRELKKGKAKYYINEVPSKATDFNEMLGQYFNKSMFLSLFNPNYFFTLKWTEQREMILQYVSAPSNKEVFKELPEAQAKKLAELLKKHSLDDLEKIHRTNKNKLDKQYIAAQSRTKTLKEQLENNAPKVPLESLQAELSVLTKQRDEIEKVTDVAGDTNSRINIINSKIESLTIQIERGREQHAKVKNTQIEQNCYACGQELTEEAKAEALKSVDANAKAIARNVNPMIKERKALREELATLEYIDVSEQLEKARKLQEQINPIEQEINKYKHFEAMKEQLEEAQQAEKQILVSLNESIFIIDSIKDFRAKEAELQAKKVQDLFETLSINLFEELKNGEIKATFEIEMDGKGYSKLSLSESIRAGLELREVLSQQSNINVPVFVDNAESITKFKEPTGQLIMARVVAEQELKIVGDK from the coding sequence ATGCAAATCGAATTTAAATCTCTTAAACTACAAAACTTTAAAAGTCACCAGGATCTTACCGTTAACTTTGGCGAGCGGACGGTAATCACTGGTGACAACGCAAAAGGGAAATCAACAATCCCTGAAGCCATTACATGGCTATTATACGGGACAGATACATTAGGAAGCAAGTTAGACCCTAGTCCAATAACATATGAAGCTGATGAAACAATGGTTTCGCTATTAATGGATATAGATGGTACTGAATTGTTGCTAGGCCGTGAATTAAAAAAAGGGAAAGCTAAATATTACATTAACGAAGTGCCAAGTAAGGCAACGGATTTCAATGAAATGCTTGGCCAATATTTTAACAAGAGTATGTTCTTATCGTTATTTAATCCGAATTACTTCTTTACATTAAAGTGGACAGAGCAACGTGAAATGATTTTGCAATACGTGTCTGCTCCTTCAAATAAAGAGGTGTTTAAGGAGTTACCTGAAGCTCAAGCGAAAAAGCTAGCAGAATTGCTAAAGAAACATTCTTTGGATGACCTAGAAAAGATTCATCGTACAAACAAAAATAAATTAGACAAGCAATATATAGCTGCACAAAGCCGTACCAAAACGTTGAAAGAACAACTAGAAAATAATGCTCCAAAAGTGCCCTTGGAGTCACTGCAAGCAGAGTTGAGTGTTTTAACAAAACAGCGAGATGAAATTGAAAAAGTTACTGATGTAGCTGGAGATACAAACAGTAGAATTAATATCATAAACAGTAAGATCGAATCTCTTACTATTCAAATAGAGAGAGGTAGAGAGCAACACGCAAAAGTTAAAAATACACAAATAGAACAAAATTGCTATGCGTGTGGCCAAGAGTTAACGGAAGAAGCTAAAGCAGAGGCTTTAAAATCCGTTGATGCTAATGCGAAAGCAATTGCTAGGAATGTCAATCCAATGATAAAAGAGCGAAAAGCATTAAGAGAAGAACTTGCAACATTAGAATACATCGATGTGAGCGAACAGCTTGAAAAAGCTAGAAAATTACAAGAGCAGATTAATCCTATTGAACAGGAAATTAACAAGTATAAACATTTTGAAGCCATGAAGGAGCAGCTAGAAGAGGCACAACAAGCAGAGAAACAAATTCTAGTATCGCTTAACGAGTCCATTTTCATTATTGACAGCATAAAAGACTTTCGTGCGAAGGAAGCAGAACTACAAGCTAAGAAAGTTCAAGATCTCTTTGAAACACTGTCTATTAATTTATTCGAAGAGCTCAAGAACGGAGAAATTAAAGCAACCTTTGAAATTGAAATGGATGGTAAAGGCTACAGTAAACTTTCTTTATCCGAATCAATTCGAGCAGGTCTTGAATTACGTGAAGTACTGTCTCAACAAAGCAATATTAATGTGCCTGTGTTTGTAGATAATGCTGAGTCTATTACCAAATTTAAAGAGCCTACAGGGCAGTTGATAATGGCTAGAGTTGTGGCAGAACAAGAATTGAAAATTGTGGGGGATAAATAA
- a CDS encoding MBL fold metallo-hydrolase: MKVNILASGSNGNCIALTVGNSTILVDAGIAKTKIEKRLLDVGIVPTNVVAIFITHAHKDHTKGLPLANKYNIPVYAGEEEWKDIQSVGKDLVSFIGQESVLFDYEGYNPWIEIIPFDVHHDAYEPKGYVIQSENSKISICLDTGKVDREMIQAMQDSRVYIIESNHEPRMVEASTYPDSVKARILSDVGHLSNKQTADTLSELVRGVGEQIYLTHLSSNNNMPALAEMTTVRALKQKGLDRDKHYKLEVI, translated from the coding sequence ATGAAAGTAAACATACTAGCTTCCGGTTCCAACGGTAACTGTATTGCATTGACTGTTGGCAATTCTACCATTCTAGTGGATGCTGGGATAGCCAAAACAAAAATTGAAAAGCGACTCCTTGATGTAGGGATTGTGCCAACGAATGTAGTTGCTATCTTTATCACTCATGCCCACAAAGACCATACAAAAGGATTGCCATTGGCTAATAAGTACAATATTCCTGTGTACGCAGGAGAAGAAGAATGGAAGGATATTCAAAGTGTTGGTAAGGACTTAGTAAGCTTTATTGGTCAGGAAAGTGTTCTGTTTGATTACGAGGGTTACAATCCTTGGATAGAAATTATTCCATTCGATGTTCACCATGATGCATACGAACCAAAGGGTTACGTTATTCAAAGTGAAAACAGCAAAATTTCTATTTGCTTGGACACAGGCAAAGTAGACAGGGAAATGATTCAAGCTATGCAAGATTCTAGAGTTTATATAATCGAGAGCAACCATGAGCCACGAATGGTAGAAGCATCTACTTATCCAGATAGTGTAAAGGCTCGAATCTTATCAGATGTAGGACATTTATCCAATAAACAAACAGCAGATACCTTATCTGAGCTTGTCAGGGGAGTTGGGGAACAAATCTATCTAACTCACTTATCTAGTAATAACAACATGCCAGCTCTAGCCGAAATGACCACAGTTAGAGCGTTAAAACAAAAAGGCTTAGATCGAGATAAACATTATAAATTGGAGGTTATATAG
- a CDS encoding replicative DNA helicase, with product MNSTGTISDLSAEQSVLGAVFLDSNVLDEISFLEDRDFLDHRHQQIYRVMRWLDKRNKPVDVVTVTEMYVQHNRADELSVTYLTELAESCPTTANVVYHANIVRSKAIRRRGSEIGNKITALSREDFETDEEYFSAVEALVAEMRPDDNGKMRSLVETRQKYFEHLLSKEITYIESGFPQFDGWAKGLYRGDLFISAGRPSVGKTAMLLQRVIGVAESGPVLIWSQEMDEDQLKDRMISNITGIPFNRIRNKELSPKQYAEVEEAYNRLEQLPIYIQDSSGVTIEEVRSTARRFKRKHGDLAMVAVDYLQIMKIPQPKGRTRAEAIGKVTQAAKQMAREMKCVFMMLSQMTRDSDKNPKKPTLSELKESGSIEQDADVVEFLWIDPNDTEQQGKVVQQFIAKGRNTGLNEFRLLFRGWKQQFIELDKKQK from the coding sequence ATGAATTCAACTGGAACAATTAGTGATTTATCAGCTGAACAATCAGTACTAGGTGCTGTGTTTCTCGATTCTAATGTACTTGATGAAATTTCGTTTTTAGAGGATAGGGATTTCTTAGATCACAGACATCAACAAATATACAGAGTAATGCGCTGGCTGGATAAACGTAACAAACCAGTGGACGTTGTAACTGTTACAGAAATGTACGTGCAGCATAATAGAGCAGACGAACTAAGCGTTACGTATCTAACGGAACTGGCAGAATCTTGTCCGACTACAGCAAATGTAGTCTATCACGCTAATATAGTTCGATCGAAAGCAATAAGGCGCAGAGGTTCGGAAATAGGTAATAAAATCACTGCTTTATCAAGGGAAGACTTTGAAACGGATGAGGAATATTTTTCGGCTGTAGAAGCTTTAGTTGCAGAAATGCGCCCTGATGACAATGGAAAAATGCGAAGTCTAGTTGAGACCAGGCAGAAGTATTTCGAGCACTTGTTGTCAAAAGAAATCACCTACATTGAGTCAGGCTTTCCTCAATTTGATGGATGGGCAAAGGGATTATACAGAGGGGATTTGTTTATCTCAGCTGGTCGTCCATCTGTAGGTAAAACAGCCATGTTATTACAGCGAGTTATAGGAGTCGCTGAGAGTGGCCCTGTTCTTATTTGGTCGCAAGAAATGGATGAGGATCAGCTGAAAGATCGAATGATCTCTAATATAACTGGTATTCCGTTCAATCGCATCAGAAACAAGGAACTTAGCCCTAAACAATATGCAGAAGTCGAAGAAGCATACAACCGTCTTGAACAGCTCCCGATCTATATACAGGATAGCAGTGGTGTCACTATTGAGGAAGTCCGATCCACAGCTCGTAGATTTAAACGTAAACACGGTGATCTAGCAATGGTTGCAGTGGATTATCTGCAAATCATGAAGATTCCTCAGCCGAAAGGAAGAACAAGAGCAGAAGCAATCGGAAAAGTAACTCAAGCAGCTAAACAGATGGCGCGTGAAATGAAATGTGTGTTTATGATGCTATCCCAAATGACAAGGGATAGTGACAAGAATCCAAAGAAGCCAACTCTATCAGAGTTAAAAGAATCCGGCTCTATTGAACAAGACGCTGATGTAGTTGAGTTTCTATGGATTGATCCAAATGATACGGAACAACAGGGAAAGGTAGTGCAGCAGTTTATAGCAAAAGGGCGTAATACTGGACTTAACGAATTCAGACTTCTGTTTAGAGGGTGGAAACAGCAATTTATTGAGTTGGATAAGAAACAAAAATAA